A region of the Bryobacteraceae bacterium genome:
CTCCGGCGGGCGCTACTTCATCGAGCGCAAGCACCGCACTCCGGACAAGGCGCTGCCGCGGCCCGATGAGGCGCTCACGCTGCTGCGCGACGTGCTGGAGATCCACCGGCTCGAATTCGAAGAGAGCAGCCAGAAGGCCGAAGATCTGCTGGCGTGGATGACGGAGGAATACCCCGACTTCGACCCCGCCAACTACGGCTTCCAGAGCTTCTCCGAGTTCCTCAACTTCGCCCAGGACAAGACCGTCGTGCGGCTTGAGCCGCGCGAGGAAGGCGGCCTGATGGTGAACCTCGGCGCCGAATTCTATCCACCGGCCCCGCCCGAGTCGGAGACAAAGGAGGAAGAAGAGCTCAGCGAGCTCGACTTCTCCCAGCCGATCGTGCCCGGCCAGCCCACTGCCACTGGCGAAATTCCGCTGCCGGAAGAGCCGCCCAAGCCCCGCAAACGGGCCACGCGCAAGAAGGCCGCCGAATCCTCGAGCGGAGAAAAAACGCGGCGCACAAGGAGAAAAAAAACCTCGTAGGATGTCTGCATGGCATCCATCGAGCGCATTTTCCCGCCCGCTTCGCCGGCGCCCCGCGGGCCGTATTCGCCCGCGGTGGTGGCCGGCGATTTCATTTTCGTCTCCGGCCAGGGACCCGTGGATCCGGAGACAAACCGCATGTCCTATGGCGACATCCAGCACGAGACGCGCGTCACGCTCAGCAACGTGATGCGCATTCTCGCCGCCGCCGGCGCCTCGGCCGCCGACGTCGTCAAGTGCAACGTGTACCTGCGCGACGGCAATGATTTCGCCGCCATGAACGAGGTCTAC
Encoded here:
- a CDS encoding endoribonuclease, which codes for MASIERIFPPASPAPRGPYSPAVVAGDFIFVSGQGPVDPETNRMSYGDIQHETRVTLSNVMRILAAAGASAADVVKCNVYLRDGNDFAAMNEVYREFFGDQRPARTTVAVAFADPLMKVEIDCIAWRPR